Proteins from one Fibrobacter sp. UWR4 genomic window:
- the urtC gene encoding urea ABC transporter permease subunit UrtC — MKALRLFERHGSNITFGIIVFILAMMPVLLMMGVVSGGSTILFLGKCISFAIVAIGIDLIWGYTGILSLGHGLYFALGGYAMAMYLKMQATGGHLTDFMHIGGLTEMPLIWVPFTLSPGSLLLVIIAPAVVAWIVGYFIFKNRVKGVYFSIISQALTWAACSLFIAMSPYTNGNVGITEIKSIFGSIKGSANQGNMFLLFYVSLIALIAVYALSKFLVERKFGKVLIAIRDGENRTYFSGYPVSRYKTFIYVLSAIFAGIAGAIFVNFNGCITPSQMTITYSIGMVIWVAIGGRGTIIGAVIGAFFINICEYNLSSGSTVEIWQYIIGVLFCVTILFFKGGIVGLVRDKVPSLFKKV, encoded by the coding sequence ATGAAAGCATTAAGACTTTTCGAAAGACACGGATCCAACATCACTTTTGGAATTATCGTTTTTATTCTCGCCATGATGCCCGTCCTTTTGATGATGGGCGTCGTAAGCGGCGGTTCCACCATTTTGTTCCTGGGCAAGTGCATTAGTTTCGCCATTGTGGCCATCGGTATCGACTTAATCTGGGGCTATACAGGAATCTTGAGTCTCGGACACGGATTGTATTTCGCCCTGGGTGGATATGCCATGGCCATGTACCTGAAAATGCAGGCAACTGGCGGCCATTTGACCGATTTCATGCACATCGGTGGCCTTACCGAGATGCCTCTGATTTGGGTTCCTTTTACACTTTCTCCGGGAAGCCTTTTGCTGGTGATTATTGCACCTGCCGTAGTTGCCTGGATTGTAGGGTACTTTATTTTCAAGAATCGCGTAAAGGGCGTGTACTTCTCCATTATTTCTCAGGCTCTTACTTGGGCAGCTTGCTCCCTGTTCATCGCCATGTCTCCCTATACCAACGGAAACGTAGGCATTACAGAGATCAAGTCCATCTTTGGAAGCATCAAAGGCAGCGCCAATCAGGGAAACATGTTCCTTCTATTTTATGTGTCCCTCATCGCCTTGATCGCTGTTTACGCACTTTCCAAATTCCTTGTAGAACGTAAGTTCGGTAAGGTTCTGATTGCCATTCGCGATGGCGAAAACAGGACTTACTTCTCTGGATATCCTGTAAGTCGCTACAAGACTTTCATCTACGTTCTCTCCGCTATTTTCGCAGGCATTGCAGGCGCAATCTTTGTCAACTTCAATGGATGTATCACTCCTTCCCAGATGACCATCACCTACTCCATCGGCATGGTGATCTGGGTGGCCATCGGTGGACGCGGAACCATTATCGGCGCAGTCATCGGAGCCTTCTTCATTAACATCTGCGAATACAATTTGAGTTCCGGAAGCACTGTAGAAATTTGGCAGTACATCATCGGCGTCCTTTTCTGCGTTACCATTCTGTTCTTCAAGGGCGGCATCGTAGGCTTAGTTCGCGACAAGGTTCCTTCTCTGTTCAAAAAGGTCTAA
- the urtD gene encoding urea ABC transporter ATP-binding protein UrtD, translating into MQNEIVSKEELLAKNPAPIKIAQLSESVLDINHVSVCFDGFYALTDVNTKVKRNTIHFFIGPNGAGKTTLLDIICAKTKPTQGNVVYHPMYKEPVTLTGMKEYKIVWLGIGRKFQVPSVFVNLTVEENMILSLKKGKRIMDTILRKPKKEELDNIDATLQKVGLADKRQWRAGALAHGEKQWLEIAMQLVQKPEVIMLDEPAAGMGKPETFKTGEILKEIKKDCTVIVIEHDMDFVKQVADKVTVLHEGKILMEGSVTEVLADPTVQKVYLGRGGE; encoded by the coding sequence ATGCAAAACGAAATCGTATCAAAAGAAGAACTTCTTGCCAAGAACCCCGCACCTATCAAAATCGCACAGCTTTCAGAATCTGTATTGGATATCAACCATGTTTCTGTTTGCTTTGATGGGTTTTATGCTCTAACCGATGTAAACACAAAAGTCAAGAGAAATACAATTCATTTCTTCATTGGCCCCAATGGTGCAGGGAAAACAACATTACTTGACATTATCTGCGCCAAAACTAAACCCACCCAAGGCAATGTGGTTTACCATCCTATGTACAAGGAACCCGTAACCTTGACGGGAATGAAGGAATACAAGATCGTCTGGCTTGGAATCGGCAGAAAATTCCAGGTTCCCTCGGTGTTTGTAAACCTGACTGTGGAAGAAAACATGATTCTCTCCCTGAAAAAAGGCAAGAGAATTATGGACACCATTCTGCGCAAGCCCAAGAAGGAAGAGTTGGATAACATCGATGCCACTCTGCAGAAAGTGGGCCTTGCCGACAAACGTCAATGGCGCGCAGGAGCTTTGGCTCACGGCGAGAAGCAATGGCTCGAAATCGCAATGCAGCTGGTGCAAAAGCCGGAAGTCATTATGCTGGATGAACCCGCCGCCGGCATGGGCAAGCCAGAAACATTTAAAACCGGAGAAATCCTGAAGGAAATCAAGAAGGATTGTACCGTCATCGTTATTGAACACGATATGGATTTCGTGAAGCAGGTTGCCGACAAGGTGACAGTCCTTCATGAAGGAAAAATTCTGATGGAAGGCAGCGTAACGGAAGTTCTTGCCGATCCTACCGTGCAGAAAGTTTACCTGGGTCGTGGTGGAGAATAA
- the urtE gene encoding urea ABC transporter ATP-binding subunit UrtE yields MLYLKNMDSYYGESRVIEGLSLDIPKGKIVSLIGRNGVGKSTTLKSIMGLVKTGPETSLVFDGKEIAKLPAYERVRCGIGYVPQGRDIFPQMTVQENLELGIQPILGRGEKVGKNKIPEYLYDLFPILPKFAKRRGGDLSGGQQQQLAIARALVQDPKILILDEPTEGIQPSIINDIGRAIRKINEWKGITVLLVEQYLDFVMENSHYINIMEKGNIIFHRETSLCDKAEVQKLMTD; encoded by the coding sequence ATGCTTTATTTGAAAAACATGGATTCCTATTATGGGGAAAGCCGAGTCATTGAAGGTTTGAGCCTGGACATCCCTAAAGGAAAAATCGTAAGCCTCATCGGTCGAAACGGCGTTGGAAAAAGCACCACACTAAAGAGCATTATGGGGCTAGTAAAGACGGGCCCCGAAACATCTCTTGTTTTTGACGGAAAGGAAATCGCAAAACTTCCCGCCTACGAACGTGTACGCTGCGGCATTGGCTACGTCCCGCAAGGTCGAGATATTTTCCCGCAGATGACTGTCCAGGAAAATCTGGAATTGGGCATACAGCCCATTCTTGGCCGTGGAGAAAAGGTGGGTAAGAACAAGATTCCCGAATATCTCTACGACCTGTTTCCTATCCTGCCCAAATTCGCCAAACGCCGCGGTGGCGACCTTTCCGGCGGTCAGCAACAGCAACTTGCCATCGCACGCGCCCTAGTGCAGGACCCAAAAATTTTGATTCTTGACGAACCTACCGAAGGTATCCAGCCATCCATCATTAACGACATTGGCCGCGCCATCCGTAAGATTAACGAATGGAAGGGCATTACCGTTTTGCTGGTGGAACAGTATCTGGATTTCGTTATGGAAAACAGCCACTACATCAACATCATGGAAAAGGGAAACATCATTTTCCACAGGGAAACATCCCTTTGTGACAAGGCTGAAGTCCAAAAATTGATGACGGATTAA
- the ureA gene encoding urease subunit gamma, giving the protein MHLTPRETEKLMLHYAGIVASERLQRGLKLNYPEAIAYISSKLLELARDGKTVAELMSEGRKMLTAEQVMDGVAEMIHEVQLEATFPDGTKLVTVHDPIPATGKLIPGEVLVEEGFIELNAGKRTLTLDVTNTADRPVQVGSHFHFFEVNKKLDFNRMAAYGMRLDVPAGTAVRFEPGETKTVNLVEIGGSREGHGLNGLVEGPMDDEFVKTAAFGRASTSGFTGA; this is encoded by the coding sequence ATGCATTTAACTCCTAGAGAAACCGAAAAGTTGATGCTGCACTATGCAGGCATTGTTGCAAGCGAAAGACTGCAACGCGGACTGAAACTGAATTATCCGGAAGCCATCGCCTACATTTCCAGCAAGTTATTGGAATTGGCTCGAGATGGCAAGACCGTTGCAGAATTGATGTCCGAGGGTCGAAAGATGCTGACTGCCGAACAGGTGATGGACGGCGTCGCAGAAATGATTCATGAAGTTCAGCTGGAAGCCACATTCCCTGACGGAACAAAGCTGGTTACCGTACACGATCCAATTCCTGCTACCGGGAAATTGATTCCTGGCGAAGTTCTCGTGGAGGAAGGTTTCATCGAACTGAATGCGGGCAAGAGAACACTTACTCTAGATGTTACCAATACGGCAGATCGCCCAGTTCAAGTAGGTTCCCATTTTCACTTCTTTGAAGTCAACAAAAAACTGGATTTCAATCGCATGGCAGCCTATGGCATGCGTCTTGATGTACCCGCGGGAACCGCAGTACGTTTTGAACCCGGCGAAACAAAGACCGTAAACCTGGTTGAAATCGGTGGTAGCCGCGAAGGTCATGGATTGAACGGTCTAGTAGAAGGCCCTATGGATGATGAATTCGTAAAAACGGCTGCATTTGGCAGAGCATCAACCTCTGGTTTTACGGGAGCTTAA
- the ureC gene encoding urease subunit alpha translates to MYKISRKDYAQMYGPTVGDRIRLADTSLIVEVEKDYCVYGDEAKFGGGKSLRDGMGQAAPFKDDECLDTVITSALVIDATGIFKADIGIKDGKIAGIGKAGNPHMMDGVTPGMIIGSSTEAIAGEGLILTAGGIDTHIHFISPTQVRTALYSGVTTMIGGGTGPADGTNATTCTPGAFNIHKMLEAAEDLPVNLAFLGKGNGSCAETLREQVRAGAAGLKLHEDWGSTPKAIDTCLGVADEFDVQVSIHTDTLNEGGFVEDTISAFKGRTIHTYHTEGAGGGHAPDIIRAAAFENVLPSSTNPTMPFTRNTIDEHLDMLMVCHHLDKNNKEDVAFADSRIRPETIAAEDILHDMGIFSMMSSDSQAMGRVGEVITRTWQTADKMKKQRGTLETDCERNDNNRIKRYIAKYTINPAITHGISKYVGSVEVGKIADLVLWRPDMFGAKPEMILKNGFICASKMGDANASIPTPEPVVYTDMFGAHGKALAKTCITFVSEYAFANGIKEELGLERMVLPVSNCRNISKKDMVHNDRIAKLEVDPETYTVKVDGERITCEAATELSLARRYFLF, encoded by the coding sequence ATGTACAAGATTTCCAGAAAAGATTACGCTCAAATGTACGGTCCCACCGTAGGCGACCGCATCCGTCTTGCAGATACCTCCCTTATTGTAGAAGTAGAAAAGGATTATTGTGTTTACGGTGACGAAGCCAAATTCGGTGGCGGAAAATCATTGCGTGATGGCATGGGCCAGGCAGCGCCCTTTAAGGATGACGAATGCCTAGACACTGTCATTACAAGCGCGCTTGTCATTGACGCCACTGGAATTTTCAAGGCCGATATTGGCATTAAGGACGGAAAAATTGCTGGCATCGGAAAAGCCGGCAACCCCCACATGATGGATGGCGTTACCCCAGGCATGATCATCGGCAGTTCCACCGAAGCCATTGCTGGCGAAGGCCTGATCTTGACTGCCGGCGGTATCGACACTCACATTCACTTTATTTCTCCCACGCAAGTTCGTACAGCTCTTTATAGCGGCGTCACCACCATGATTGGTGGCGGCACAGGCCCTGCTGACGGAACCAACGCTACCACTTGTACGCCCGGCGCATTCAACATTCACAAGATGCTGGAAGCTGCAGAAGATTTGCCTGTCAACTTAGCCTTCCTCGGCAAGGGAAATGGGTCCTGTGCAGAAACCTTGAGAGAACAGGTGCGTGCAGGAGCTGCAGGCCTGAAGCTTCACGAAGACTGGGGTTCCACTCCCAAGGCTATTGACACTTGCCTAGGCGTCGCGGATGAATTCGACGTCCAGGTTTCCATCCACACGGATACATTAAACGAAGGCGGCTTCGTAGAAGATACCATCTCAGCCTTTAAGGGACGCACCATCCACACCTACCATACGGAAGGTGCTGGCGGTGGACACGCTCCCGACATCATTCGCGCAGCCGCCTTCGAAAATGTCTTGCCTTCTTCAACAAATCCGACAATGCCCTTCACCAGAAATACCATTGACGAACATTTGGACATGTTGATGGTATGCCACCATCTGGACAAGAACAATAAGGAAGACGTAGCTTTTGCCGATTCACGAATCCGTCCGGAAACCATCGCCGCCGAAGACATCCTTCACGACATGGGAATTTTCTCCATGATGAGTTCTGATTCTCAGGCCATGGGCCGCGTAGGTGAAGTGATCACCCGCACTTGGCAAACCGCAGACAAAATGAAAAAACAGCGCGGCACTCTCGAAACAGACTGCGAACGCAACGACAACAATCGCATCAAGCGTTACATTGCCAAGTATACCATCAACCCGGCCATTACCCACGGCATTTCAAAGTACGTTGGTTCCGTAGAGGTTGGCAAAATCGCAGACCTTGTCCTTTGGCGTCCCGACATGTTCGGAGCCAAGCCCGAAATGATCCTGAAAAACGGTTTTATTTGCGCATCCAAAATGGGCGATGCCAATGCCAGTATTCCCACCCCAGAGCCAGTTGTATATACCGATATGTTCGGTGCCCACGGCAAGGCTTTGGCAAAAACCTGCATCACCTTCGTTTCGGAATACGCTTTTGCAAATGGCATCAAGGAAGAACTGGGCCTCGAAAGAATGGTCCTCCCCGTAAGCAACTGTCGAAACATCAGCAAGAAGGACATGGTTCACAACGACCGCATCGCAAAGCTGGAAGTAGATCCTGAAACCTACACTGTAAAGGTGGATGGCGAAAGAATTACCTGCGAAGCCGCCACAGAACTTTCTCTTGCAAGAAGGTACTTCCTTTTCTAA